The Salvelinus alpinus chromosome 35, SLU_Salpinus.1, whole genome shotgun sequence genome window below encodes:
- the LOC139564256 gene encoding uncharacterized protein — translation SLILIKYCLSRNLLIKYNNAQVYYTCRCAGIPYIPAGQTRTFPCGGISWRDVNILLPGKEKCLTLCEVELHASTFQAALPSTATETAVTAPNLNLAWLWDLLRSLRRLAIRRGNVALMGRATQWSKLSRLTHAENAIDGRLDAECLSGSCAHTWLQSDPWWRVDLAVRKVTSITVNNREDCCPWRQDAAEILIGSSLKNNGNSNPQCAVISSIAAGDSVTFQCHGMEGHHPPGLLQPVLGGYMMD, via the exons TCCCTTATTTTGATCAAATACTGTTTGTCCCGCAATCTTCTCATAAAATATAACAATGCTCAAGTTTACTATACCTGTAGGTGTGCCGGGATTCCATACATCCCTGCTGGGCAAACCAGGACATTTCCGTGCGGTGGGATATCGTGGCGCGATGTCAACATTCTCCTCCCAGGGAAAGAGAAGTGCCTGACTTTGTGTGAGGTAGAACTGCACGCAAGCACCTTTCAGGCAG CCCTGCCTTCAACTGCCACTGAGACAGCTGTTACAGCTCCAAACCTAAACCTGGCCTGGCTGTGGGATCTTCTGAGATCCCTCAGAAGACTTGCCATTCGGAGAG GCAACGTGGCGCTGATGGGAAGAGCGACCCAGTGGTCCAAGCTAAGCCGTCTGACCCATGCCGAGAACGCCATCGATGGTCGCCTGGATGCAGAGTGCCTCTCTGGCTCCTGTGCCCACACCTGGCTTCAGAGCGACCCCTGGTGGAGGGTGGACCTGGCTGTTCGCAAAGTCACCTCCATTACCGTCAATAACAGAGAGGACTGCTGCCCCTGGAGGCAGGACGCGGCAGAGATTCTCATCGGAAGCTCCCTGAAGAACAACGGCAACAGTAACCCTCA gtgtgctgTGATCTCATCCATAGCGGCTGGGGACTCTGTCACCTTCCAGTGCCACGGGATGGAGGGACATCATCCGCCCGGGCTGCTTCAACCCGTGCTTGGTGGGTATATGATGGATTAG